The genomic interval GCTGTTCGGTGCCTGGATCAAGGATCGAGCCCATCTGGTGGCTATCCCTGCCGCAGGACTGTCATGCCTTGTGGCGTTTATCGTCTTCTTTCAGACGATTGGTGGTGCGACGCTCGATTGGGACATCTATTCATGGCTGGAGGTCGGCGACCTCAAAGTGCCGATCGGGATTCTGGTCGATCCGCTCTCGACCGTTATGATGCTGGTGGTGACCTTCGTTGGACTTCTCATTCATATCTATTCGATCGGCTATATGCACGGCGATCGAAGCTTCGCTCGTTTCTTTACCTATCTCAACCTCTTCATGTTCTCCATGCTGGTGTTGGTGCTCGCCAACAACTATCTTCTCATGTTCTTGGGGTGGGAGGGGGTTGGGCTCTGTTCATACCTGCTGATTGGCTTTTGGTATGAGAAACAATCGGCCGCGGATGCCGGAAAGAAGGCGTTCGTCGTCAATCGGATCGGCGATGCCGGCTTCATGATCGGACTCTTTTTCATCTGGAGCACCTTCGGAACGGTGAAGTACACCGAGGTGTTTGCAGCCGTCGACCCCGCTTTAGGCGCGGGGATCTACACCACCATTACGCTGCTCCTGTTCGTGGGTGCGATGGGAAAGTCGGCCCAGCTTCCGCTCTACGTCTGGCTCCCAGATGCCATGGAGGGGCCCACTCCGGTCTCGGCCCTGATCCATGCCGCCACGATGGTGACGGCAGGCGTCTATATGGTTGCCCGATCGAACCCCCTCTTTAACCTTGCGCCTTTCAGCCTCGAAGTAGTGGCCTGGGTCGGCGCGCTGACGGCGGTCTTTGCGGCCACGATTGCGCTGGTTCAGAACGACATCAAAAAGGTGGTGGCCTACTCTACCATTTCTCAGCTCGGCTATATGTTTATTGGCGCCGGTGCTGGCGCCTACGCCTCATCCGTCTTTCACCTCGCCACCCACGCCTTTTTCAAGGCGCTCCTCTTCCTCGGCGCAGGCTCGGTCATTCATTCCCTCCATGGCGAACAGGATATCAGGAAGATGGGTGGACTGTGGAAGGCGATGCCGATAACTGCCTGGACCTTCCTGCTGGCCTCGTTGGCGAACGCCGGGATCTTTCCCCTGGCGGGTTTCTGGTCCAAAGATGAGATTCTATTCAATGCCTATGTGCGAGGGCTGACGATCCCATGGCTCCTGGGGCTGATCGGTGCCTTCCTGACAGCCTTCTACATGTTTAGGCTGTTCTTTCAGGTCTTCACCGGGCATTTTCGCGGTGACCACCATACCGCCCATCACCTGCACGAATCGCCGCCGAACATGGCGTATCCGCTGCTGGTGCTCGGCGTCCTTTCGGTGATTGCGGGACTGGCGCTCGGATTCCCCCCGGATCATGGGCTCTATCACAAATTCGTCGCGCCGATCTTTGAGGCCGCCCACGGATCAGAGGCGGCTGTCGGGCATGGTGTCGGAGAGGCCGCCGAGCATGCGATGGAAGGGGGCACCGGGCATGCGGTGGCTGCGGCTGCCGGGCATGCGGCGGGCGCATCCGAGCTTGTTATGGCCGCGGTCTCGCTGGCGGTTGCGCTGGCCGGGATCGGCCTCGCCTATCTGTTCTACGTCAAACGGCCGGATATACCCGCGGCGCTGGCGGACAAGCTGCGCGGTCTCTACAACCTGTTACTGAACAAGTATTGGGTTGATGAGCTATACGAAGCGATCTTCATCGATTTTGGCAAGCGCTTCTGTAGATTTCTGTGGGGATTCGATTCTCGGGTCGTAGACGGCGTAGTCAACGGGAGCGGCTGGCTGACCATGCGGTTGAGCACGATTTCTGCCTGGGGCGACCTGAAGATTGTGGATGGTCTGGTCAACGCCATCGCGGATTTGATCCAAGGCGGAAGCATGACCCTCCGTCGATTGCAGACGGGAGCTATCCAAAGCTACATCCTGGCCATGGCGCTCGGCATCCTTGGCATGGTCGTGTTCTATCTGTTCGTGTAATAAAAGGTTTCGGGTTTCAAGTTCCGGGTTCCGAGTTGGAGATCCGCGAAAGCGGTATGGAATCCGGAACCCGAAACCCGGAACGCGGAACCTGGAACTTAAGATAGGAGGACTGGCATTCCCATGAATGTTCTTCAGTTTCCGATACTATCCCTGATGACATACCTGCCCCTCGTCGGGGTGTTCTTCATCTCGCTGCTCCCGAAGGAGTGCAAGGGCGGTGTCCGCTGGACTGCCCTTGCCTTCACGATAGCCGACCTTTTGGTTTCCCTGTGGATCCCTGCCTACTTCGACTCTACGACTGCGCAGATGCAGTTCGTAGAGAAGGCCTCATGGATTCCCTCCCTTGGTGTGACCTATTTCTTCGGCCTCGATGGGATCAGTCTGTGGCTCGTCTTGCTGACCACTTTCCTCTCCGTTATCGCCGTCATCTGCTCATGGGAATCGGTCAGTATGCGGCTGAAGGAGTATTACGCCTTTATCCTGATGCTGGAGACGGGAATGCTCGGAGTCTTTTTTTCCCTCGACTTCTTTCTCTTCTATATCTTTTGGGAAGTGATGCTGGTTCCAATGTACTTCCTCATCGGCATCTGGGGAAGCGACCGTCGCCTCTACTCGGCCATCAAATTCTTTCTGTATACGCTCTTCGGCGGCGTCATCATGCTGCTGGGAATCCTGGCGGTCTACTTCTATCATGGCGCCCAGACCGGGATCTACACATTCGACATCCTGGATCTGATGAAGCTCTCGTATCCCTCAACTCCCATCTTCACGCTGCTGGGCCTTTCGTTCTCGTTCCAGGATCTGGTCTGGCTTGCATTCTTTTTGGGCTTTGCCATCAAGGTCCCGATGTTTCCCTTTCACACGTGGCTGCCTGACGCCCACACCGATGCCCCGACAGCCGGCAGTGTCATCCTGGCCGGCGTCCTCCTGAAGATGGGGACCTACGGCTTCATCCGGATCAATCTGCCGCTGCTCCCAGAGTCCACCCAACACTTTGTTCCGATGATCATGATCCTGTCGATCATCGCGATCATTTACGGGGCTCTGGTCTGTATGGTTCAGACCGACATGAAACGGTTGATTGCCTACAGCTCTGTCAGCCACATGGGGTTCATTGTGCTGGGTATGTTCGCCCTGAATCCCCAAGGGGTCCAGGGCAGTATCATCCAGATGGTGAACCACGGCCTTTCAACCGGCGCCCTCTTTCTCATCGTGGGCCTGATCTATGATCGCCGACATACAAGGCAGATCTCTGAGTTTGGAGGTCTGTCGAAACAGATGCCGGTCTACGCCACACTGTTCGCCATTATTATGTTTTCTTCCATGGGGCTTCCTGGACTAAACGGCTTCATCGGCGAGTTTTTGATTCTTATCGGGGCCTTCAAGGAAAATTATGTCTGGGCCGCTTTTGCTGTCACCGGGATCGTGCTCGGCGCGGCCTATATGTTGTGGCTGTACCAGCGGACCATGTTCGGGGCGCTGGATAACCCAAAGAATGCGGATCTCCCTGACCTGAGTTTCAGGGAGCTGACGACTCTCGTCCCGATCGTCGTCATGTGTTTCTGGATTGGCCTCTACCCCTCCCCGTTCCTTAGTCGGACGGAAGCGTCGGTGAATTATATCCTGGCACGGGTTCACAAACAGCAGGCCGTTACCGAGCCTACCCTGAGTAGTCCAGCCACTTCTGGTTCGACACGGCTCACCACAGGCTTCGACAGGCCTGCCATGAGCTTTGTCGAAGGGCTCAGGACGAGCGGCTGGAGCATCGAAGCTGGTCTGGAGCCCGGGAGATCTGTATTGCCGGTCCAGGGATCTGCCATGGACCACTCCGGAGGGTCTCGTGACTGACGCGTTCAACATGGCAGACATCTCCACTGCCTCGCCAGAGGTGGTCATGGGCCTGGTGGCCATGGTGATCCTTATGCTCGACTTCATCGCCCCTAAAGGCGGACGAGACTGGCTGGGATATCTGAGCATCCTTGGCGTGCTTGCCACCTTCACGACCCTGATGGGCCAACGGGGGGCGACACAGCTCGCCTTCAGCGGGCAATACCTCAGCGATCCCTTCGCGTTCTTCTTCAAGATC from Candidatus Methylomirabilis limnetica carries:
- the nuoL gene encoding NADH-quinone oxidoreductase subunit L, which encodes MKLVALVPLLPLIGFLINGLFGAWIKDRAHLVAIPAAGLSCLVAFIVFFQTIGGATLDWDIYSWLEVGDLKVPIGILVDPLSTVMMLVVTFVGLLIHIYSIGYMHGDRSFARFFTYLNLFMFSMLVLVLANNYLLMFLGWEGVGLCSYLLIGFWYEKQSAADAGKKAFVVNRIGDAGFMIGLFFIWSTFGTVKYTEVFAAVDPALGAGIYTTITLLLFVGAMGKSAQLPLYVWLPDAMEGPTPVSALIHAATMVTAGVYMVARSNPLFNLAPFSLEVVAWVGALTAVFAATIALVQNDIKKVVAYSTISQLGYMFIGAGAGAYASSVFHLATHAFFKALLFLGAGSVIHSLHGEQDIRKMGGLWKAMPITAWTFLLASLANAGIFPLAGFWSKDEILFNAYVRGLTIPWLLGLIGAFLTAFYMFRLFFQVFTGHFRGDHHTAHHLHESPPNMAYPLLVLGVLSVIAGLALGFPPDHGLYHKFVAPIFEAAHGSEAAVGHGVGEAAEHAMEGGTGHAVAAAAGHAAGASELVMAAVSLAVALAGIGLAYLFYVKRPDIPAALADKLRGLYNLLLNKYWVDELYEAIFIDFGKRFCRFLWGFDSRVVDGVVNGSGWLTMRLSTISAWGDLKIVDGLVNAIADLIQGGSMTLRRLQTGAIQSYILAMALGILGMVVFYLFV
- a CDS encoding NADH-quinone oxidoreductase subunit M, which translates into the protein MNVLQFPILSLMTYLPLVGVFFISLLPKECKGGVRWTALAFTIADLLVSLWIPAYFDSTTAQMQFVEKASWIPSLGVTYFFGLDGISLWLVLLTTFLSVIAVICSWESVSMRLKEYYAFILMLETGMLGVFFSLDFFLFYIFWEVMLVPMYFLIGIWGSDRRLYSAIKFFLYTLFGGVIMLLGILAVYFYHGAQTGIYTFDILDLMKLSYPSTPIFTLLGLSFSFQDLVWLAFFLGFAIKVPMFPFHTWLPDAHTDAPTAGSVILAGVLLKMGTYGFIRINLPLLPESTQHFVPMIMILSIIAIIYGALVCMVQTDMKRLIAYSSVSHMGFIVLGMFALNPQGVQGSIIQMVNHGLSTGALFLIVGLIYDRRHTRQISEFGGLSKQMPVYATLFAIIMFSSMGLPGLNGFIGEFLILIGAFKENYVWAAFAVTGIVLGAAYMLWLYQRTMFGALDNPKNADLPDLSFRELTTLVPIVVMCFWIGLYPSPFLSRTEASVNYILARVHKQQAVTEPTLSSPATSGSTRLTTGFDRPAMSFVEGLRTSGWSIEAGLEPGRSVLPVQGSAMDHSGGSRD